A stretch of Gemmatimonas aurantiaca T-27 DNA encodes these proteins:
- a CDS encoding carbonic anhydrase — MDNFRKIIQNNREWAAAVVAADPDYFARHAKKQEPLFLYIGCSDSRVPANVVTGTVPGDLFVHRNIANLVVPSDLNAMSVLQYAVEVLDVKHIIVTGHYGCGGVKAAMSTEQHGLVDHWLQPIRNVVRWNRPELDAIIDDQARFDRVVELNVLEQLYHLSETPVIQNAWAKGRRPLLHGLVYDLNIGILKEVATSIDSQEAADLLAARRLSGVPAGPPPMTRNATPPLSSDDLADSIAHRVAERLAAAGWEMPGGKT, encoded by the coding sequence ATGGATAACTTCCGCAAGATCATCCAGAACAACCGTGAGTGGGCCGCTGCTGTGGTGGCAGCCGACCCAGACTACTTCGCGCGCCATGCGAAGAAACAGGAACCGTTGTTCCTCTACATCGGCTGCTCCGACAGCCGCGTGCCGGCGAATGTCGTAACCGGCACCGTGCCGGGCGATTTGTTCGTGCACCGCAACATCGCCAACCTCGTGGTGCCCAGTGATCTGAACGCCATGAGCGTGCTGCAGTACGCCGTGGAAGTGCTCGACGTGAAGCACATCATCGTCACCGGACACTACGGATGTGGTGGCGTGAAGGCCGCCATGAGCACCGAACAGCACGGCCTGGTCGATCACTGGTTGCAGCCCATTCGCAACGTGGTGCGCTGGAACCGCCCGGAACTCGATGCCATTATCGACGATCAGGCGCGCTTCGATCGTGTGGTGGAACTCAATGTGCTCGAGCAGCTCTACCACCTGTCCGAAACGCCGGTCATCCAGAACGCCTGGGCCAAGGGACGCCGTCCCCTGCTGCACGGCCTGGTCTACGATCTGAACATCGGCATCCTCAAGGAAGTCGCCACCAGCATCGATTCGCAGGAAGCGGCAGACCTGCTGGCTGCTCGCCGTCTGTCTGGCGTGCCGGCCGGCCCGCCGCCGATGACGCGCAATGCCACTCCGCCGCTGTCCAGCGACGATCTGGCCGACTCCATCGCGCATCGTGTCGCCGAACGCCTGGCAGCAGCGGGATGGGAGATGCCTGGCGGGAAGACCTGA
- the ffh gene encoding signal recognition particle protein: MFDELTDKLGNVFAKLRGRGVLTESDIKDGMREVRRVLLEADVNFALTREFLERVEKQAIGVLQLKQVQPAQQLVKIVHDELTAMLGERREGLKMSSVPPTVVMMVGLQGSGKTTTAGKLARKLKLEAKTTRLVAADVYRPAAIDQLETLGKALDVPVYADRTTQDVVKIAKAGIDQGVRNRDRVVIVDTAGRLQIDADMMDELKRLKAAIKPDEILFVADGMTGQEAVKIAQGFNEALDITGVILTKLDGDARGGAALSIYGVLKKPIKYIGVGEKPDALEEFHPERMAGRILQMGDVVSLVEKAQEAFDATEAKKLEKKVRKEGMDLEDFLSAMRQMQKLGPFENLLKLLPGVNPKMLKDVKMDPKRMKHIEAIVLSMTPQERKKPELINGSRRARIAKGCGRSVSEVNRLLEQFREMQKMMKKMSGGAGGKGGGMPRMPFGGGGMFGPR; this comes from the coding sequence ATGTTCGACGAGCTCACAGACAAACTCGGTAACGTCTTCGCCAAGCTTCGCGGCCGTGGCGTCCTGACCGAATCCGACATCAAGGACGGGATGCGCGAGGTTCGCCGCGTCCTGCTCGAAGCCGACGTCAACTTTGCCCTGACCCGCGAGTTCCTCGAGCGGGTGGAAAAGCAGGCGATCGGTGTGCTGCAACTCAAGCAGGTGCAGCCAGCCCAGCAGCTCGTCAAGATCGTGCACGACGAGCTCACTGCCATGTTGGGCGAACGGCGCGAGGGGCTCAAGATGAGCTCTGTGCCGCCCACGGTGGTCATGATGGTTGGCCTGCAGGGCTCGGGTAAAACCACGACGGCCGGCAAGCTGGCCCGTAAGCTCAAGCTCGAGGCCAAGACCACGCGCCTGGTGGCGGCTGACGTGTACCGTCCCGCCGCGATCGATCAGCTCGAGACGCTCGGCAAGGCGCTCGATGTGCCGGTGTATGCCGACCGCACCACCCAGGATGTGGTGAAGATCGCCAAGGCCGGCATCGATCAGGGGGTGCGCAATCGGGATCGGGTGGTCATTGTCGATACGGCGGGTCGCCTGCAGATCGACGCTGACATGATGGACGAGCTCAAGCGGCTCAAGGCTGCCATCAAGCCCGACGAAATCCTGTTCGTGGCCGACGGCATGACCGGCCAGGAAGCGGTGAAGATCGCTCAGGGGTTCAATGAAGCCCTCGATATCACCGGCGTGATTCTGACGAAGCTCGACGGTGATGCGCGTGGTGGTGCGGCGCTGTCGATCTACGGTGTGCTGAAGAAGCCCATCAAGTACATCGGTGTGGGCGAAAAGCCGGATGCGCTCGAAGAGTTCCACCCTGAGCGTATGGCTGGTCGGATCCTGCAGATGGGCGACGTGGTGTCGCTCGTCGAGAAGGCGCAGGAAGCCTTCGACGCCACCGAAGCGAAGAAACTCGAGAAGAAGGTCCGCAAGGAAGGCATGGATCTCGAGGACTTCCTGTCGGCCATGCGTCAGATGCAGAAACTCGGACCCTTCGAGAACCTCCTCAAGCTGCTGCCGGGTGTGAACCCGAAGATGCTGAAGGACGTGAAGATGGATCCGAAGCGCATGAAACACATCGAAGCCATTGTGCTGTCGATGACGCCCCAGGAGCGCAAGAAGCCGGAGTTGATCAACGGTTCACGGCGTGCGCGTATCGCCAAGGGGTGCGGTCGTTCGGTGAGCGAAGTGAATCGCTTGCTCGAACAGTTCCGCGAAATGCAGAAGATGATGAAAAAGATGAGCGGTGGCGCCGGCGGAAAGGGCGGCGGCATGCCGCGCATGCCCTTTGGCGGTGGCGGGATGTTCGGGCCCCGCTGA
- the lon gene encoding endopeptidase La encodes MSRPSSRFPSIQMPRGQRKEEILRAELPPTLPLMALRSTIVYPLGTIAVQMGAPENLALLRAHEESGLVVALVVASGDNDDAIEPERFVGRVGVAARVHERINLPGDTVQITLQGLRRITIDAIDQVTPFSIARIQGAKETPPEPAELDELVARTVAAAETLAELVDRIPNEVPQILKMNVSDPGRFADLAATNMNLRIADKEEVLQRLDIGQRIRFILSRLEREVARARVMEDVKKQTEIKIEQHQREFYLRQQLRAIQSELGEADPNEKESIDLLRRIDEAKLPEKVGAEARRETERLRMLSPASSEYQVLRTYLDWVLALPWHTRSANDQQILLSKVEDALGERHYGLDEAKERIIEYLAVRKLRGGDPTGPILCFVGPPGTGKTSLGEAIAKSIDRAFYRISVGGVRDEAEIRGHRRTYVGAMPGMLIQALRRVEVRDPVIMIDEIDKMSSGGSGGDPTAAMLEVLDPSQNTTFVDHYLNLPFDLSSTLFICTANNLFDIPGPLRDRMEVIRIAGYTIEEKVEIAQRYLIPRLLEDHGLTESDLHIPESVLGFITSRYSREAGLRTFERSIASIMRKRARAKADGDDTAWEINAVRTEDILGAPRFPMEEAEKEPEIGAVTGLAWTSTGGELMTIEALRMPGNGKLTVTGQLGDVMRESVDAAYSFVRSRAQALGIEETEFREADLHLHFPAGSIPKDGPSAGIAVTLALASALSRRPVRRDLALTGEVTLRGRVLEIGGVKEKVLAAYRAGLREVILPKGNEKDVRDVPQEVRAKMAFTFANSMDEVLHLALLPHADAHSADAPPMHDDGLQQQSDRVQQEADQAPNKRAVDTNELQITADL; translated from the coding sequence GTGTCCAGACCATCGTCGCGCTTCCCCTCCATTCAGATGCCCCGCGGTCAGCGTAAGGAAGAAATCCTCCGCGCTGAGCTTCCGCCGACGCTGCCCCTGATGGCGCTGCGCTCCACGATCGTCTACCCCCTGGGTACGATTGCCGTCCAGATGGGCGCCCCCGAAAACCTGGCCCTGCTGCGGGCCCACGAAGAATCGGGGCTGGTGGTCGCGCTGGTGGTGGCATCGGGCGACAATGACGACGCTATCGAACCCGAACGGTTCGTGGGGCGTGTAGGCGTCGCGGCCCGGGTGCATGAACGCATCAACCTGCCCGGTGACACCGTACAAATCACACTGCAGGGGCTGCGCCGCATCACGATCGACGCCATCGATCAGGTGACGCCGTTTTCCATCGCCCGCATTCAGGGGGCCAAGGAAACGCCACCGGAGCCGGCTGAGCTGGACGAACTGGTCGCCCGCACCGTGGCCGCCGCCGAAACGCTGGCCGAGCTGGTCGATCGCATTCCGAACGAGGTGCCGCAGATCCTCAAGATGAACGTCTCCGATCCGGGACGTTTTGCGGACCTCGCGGCCACGAACATGAATCTGCGCATCGCCGACAAGGAAGAGGTGCTCCAGCGCCTCGACATCGGTCAGCGCATCCGATTCATCCTCTCGCGCCTCGAGCGTGAAGTGGCACGCGCCCGTGTCATGGAGGACGTGAAGAAGCAGACGGAAATCAAGATCGAGCAGCACCAGCGCGAGTTCTATCTTCGCCAGCAGTTGCGCGCCATCCAGTCGGAGTTGGGTGAAGCCGACCCCAACGAAAAGGAATCGATCGACCTGCTGCGCCGCATCGACGAAGCCAAGCTGCCCGAAAAAGTGGGCGCCGAGGCGCGCCGTGAAACCGAGCGCCTGCGCATGCTGTCGCCGGCATCGAGCGAATATCAGGTACTGCGCACCTACCTCGATTGGGTGCTGGCCCTGCCATGGCACACACGCAGCGCCAACGATCAGCAGATCCTGCTGAGCAAGGTCGAAGACGCCCTCGGCGAGCGGCACTATGGTCTCGATGAAGCCAAGGAGCGCATCATCGAGTATCTGGCCGTGCGCAAGCTGCGTGGTGGCGATCCAACGGGCCCCATCCTCTGCTTCGTGGGACCGCCGGGCACTGGCAAGACGTCGCTGGGTGAAGCCATCGCCAAGAGCATCGATCGCGCGTTCTATCGCATTTCCGTCGGCGGTGTGCGCGACGAAGCGGAAATCCGCGGACATCGTCGCACCTACGTAGGCGCCATGCCAGGCATGCTGATTCAGGCGCTGCGTCGTGTGGAAGTGCGCGATCCCGTCATCATGATCGACGAGATCGACAAGATGTCATCGGGCGGATCGGGTGGTGACCCCACCGCGGCGATGCTGGAAGTGCTCGACCCGTCGCAGAACACCACGTTTGTCGATCACTATCTGAACCTGCCGTTCGATCTGTCCAGCACGCTGTTCATCTGCACGGCCAACAATCTCTTTGATATTCCGGGACCACTGCGGGATCGCATGGAAGTGATCCGCATCGCCGGCTATACGATCGAAGAGAAGGTCGAGATCGCACAGCGGTACCTCATTCCGCGCCTGCTGGAAGATCACGGGCTTACGGAATCGGATTTGCACATTCCCGAGAGTGTGCTGGGTTTCATCACCAGCCGTTACTCCCGGGAAGCCGGACTGCGCACCTTCGAACGTTCCATCGCGTCGATCATGCGCAAGCGCGCGCGCGCCAAGGCCGACGGCGATGATACCGCATGGGAGATCAACGCGGTGCGCACCGAAGATATTCTGGGTGCTCCGCGTTTCCCCATGGAAGAGGCAGAGAAGGAACCGGAAATCGGGGCGGTGACGGGACTGGCCTGGACCAGTACCGGCGGTGAACTGATGACCATCGAGGCGCTGCGCATGCCGGGCAACGGCAAGCTCACGGTCACCGGTCAACTCGGGGACGTGATGCGCGAATCGGTCGACGCGGCGTATTCGTTCGTGCGCTCTCGGGCGCAGGCGCTCGGCATCGAAGAAACCGAATTCCGCGAAGCGGATCTGCACCTGCACTTCCCCGCCGGTTCCATTCCGAAGGATGGTCCTTCGGCGGGCATCGCTGTCACACTCGCGTTGGCCAGCGCTCTGTCGCGCCGCCCCGTGCGTCGCGATCTCGCGCTGACGGGCGAAGTGACGCTGCGGGGCCGCGTGCTCGAAATCGGCGGTGTGAAGGAGAAAGTGCTCGCCGCCTATCGAGCGGGCCTGCGCGAAGTGATTCTGCCGAAGGGGAACGAGAAGGACGTCCGCGACGTGCCCCAGGAAGTTCGGGCAAAGATGGCCTTCACGTTCGCCAATTCGATGGACGAAGTGTTGCACCTCGCCCTGCTGCCCCATGCGGACGCGCATTCGGCGGACGCACCGCCAATGCACGACGACGGACTACAACAGCAGTCCGATCGAGTACAGCAGGAGGCCGACCAGGCCCCCAACAAGCGTGCCGTTGATACGAATGAACTGCAGATCACGGCCGATCTGTAG
- a CDS encoding DUF445 domain-containing protein → MTIPTVSNQELPAALRITPDDEVRRVRLVQMKRVATIMLVVVALIFVAARVFESQYHWLGFVRAFAEAAMVGGIADWFAVTALFRHPLGIPIPHTAIVPSRKDRIGTALGNFVQRNFLTREVVADKLAAMRLGERAAEWLTRPENSRRLARAAAHGLSGAANVLRDEEVQSLVDRGIVARLRKMEAAPLAAKAFELLTADGRHQTLLDDALRLAARFLDENEAMIRERIKQESPWWVPGAVESRLGDKIVTGVEKTLVAVAADPTHPLRKRYDEAVDRFVVNLRENPDTIARAEQIKLDLLNHPSVAEFSREVWTDVKERIATYAERLADEAEQEPDQLERWLTSLGHKVLQDPTLAAKVNGWIVELVTYSVEQAREEVARLIASTVAAWDANATSRKIELQIGRDLQFIRINGTLVGGLVGLLLYSIGLLL, encoded by the coding sequence GTGACCATACCGACGGTCTCCAACCAGGAGCTCCCGGCCGCGCTGCGCATCACGCCCGATGACGAGGTGCGGCGCGTCCGCCTCGTGCAGATGAAACGGGTGGCCACCATCATGCTGGTGGTGGTCGCACTCATCTTCGTGGCCGCGCGGGTGTTCGAAAGTCAGTACCACTGGCTGGGTTTTGTGCGTGCTTTCGCGGAAGCTGCCATGGTGGGCGGTATCGCCGACTGGTTCGCCGTCACGGCGCTGTTCCGCCATCCCCTCGGCATTCCCATTCCGCACACGGCCATCGTGCCGTCGCGCAAAGATCGCATTGGCACCGCGCTCGGCAATTTTGTGCAGCGCAATTTTCTCACCCGCGAAGTGGTGGCCGACAAGCTGGCCGCCATGCGGTTGGGGGAGCGCGCGGCCGAGTGGTTGACGCGACCTGAGAACAGCCGCCGTCTGGCACGCGCGGCCGCACACGGACTGTCCGGTGCGGCGAACGTCCTGCGCGACGAGGAAGTACAATCACTCGTGGATCGCGGGATTGTCGCACGTCTGCGCAAGATGGAAGCGGCTCCACTCGCGGCCAAAGCCTTCGAGCTCCTCACAGCCGACGGTCGCCATCAGACGTTACTCGACGACGCACTCCGCCTGGCCGCGCGTTTCCTCGACGAAAACGAGGCGATGATCCGCGAGCGCATCAAGCAGGAAAGCCCCTGGTGGGTGCCTGGTGCGGTGGAAAGCCGCCTCGGCGACAAGATCGTCACCGGAGTGGAGAAGACTCTGGTGGCGGTCGCTGCCGACCCCACGCATCCGCTGCGCAAGCGCTACGACGAGGCGGTCGATCGCTTTGTGGTGAATCTGCGGGAAAATCCGGACACCATCGCGCGCGCCGAACAGATCAAGCTCGACCTGCTCAACCACCCCAGCGTGGCGGAGTTTTCACGCGAAGTGTGGACCGATGTGAAGGAGCGCATTGCCACGTATGCGGAACGCCTCGCCGACGAAGCCGAGCAGGAACCGGACCAGCTCGAACGCTGGCTCACGAGTCTTGGCCACAAGGTGCTGCAGGATCCCACCCTTGCCGCCAAAGTGAACGGCTGGATCGTGGAGCTGGTGACCTATTCGGTGGAGCAGGCACGCGAGGAAGTCGCGCGCCTGATTGCTTCCACTGTGGCGGCGTGGGACGCCAACGCCACGTCCCGCAAGATCGAGCTACAGATCGGCCGTGATCTGCAGTTCATTCGTATCAACGGCACGCTTGTTGGGGGCCTGGTCGGCCTCCTGCTGTACTCGATCGGACTGCTGTTGTAG
- a CDS encoding prepilin peptidase: MAADFEFNGPLTAGLLHALPVLDQILVLLPFFVLGAAIGSFLNVCISRWPHELSVIKPRSRCPRCERPIAWHENIPLVSWLMLRGKCRGCALPISVQYPLVELLVALGWVVSVYAYGVTLEALRVALFGTVLLGIAITDAKHYLIPDGFTITGLVLVLVLAIVNLFVQDTSHFVSAWPAILGACVGAGAITLIGWIAEVIMKREAMGFGDTTLMAVVGAAVGAERALLTIIAGAFVGAVVFLLIVGPIVKVRTARRGEPFAFPDVPFGVFLAPAAMLVLLWGEALITWYVQRAFPA, encoded by the coding sequence ATGGCTGCCGACTTCGAATTCAATGGACCGCTGACCGCGGGCCTGCTGCACGCTCTCCCGGTGCTGGACCAGATCCTGGTGCTGCTTCCGTTTTTCGTGCTGGGCGCGGCGATCGGTTCGTTCCTGAACGTGTGCATCTCGCGCTGGCCGCATGAGCTGAGCGTGATCAAGCCGCGCTCGCGATGCCCGCGTTGCGAGCGCCCGATTGCCTGGCACGAGAACATCCCGCTCGTTAGCTGGTTGATGCTGCGTGGCAAGTGTCGAGGCTGCGCGTTGCCGATTTCCGTCCAGTATCCGCTCGTGGAATTGCTGGTGGCCCTGGGGTGGGTGGTCAGCGTGTATGCGTATGGCGTGACGCTGGAAGCGCTGCGGGTGGCGCTGTTTGGCACAGTGTTGCTTGGCATCGCCATCACTGATGCGAAACACTATCTCATTCCCGACGGATTCACGATCACCGGACTGGTGCTGGTTCTCGTGCTGGCCATCGTGAACCTGTTCGTACAGGACACCTCGCATTTTGTGTCGGCATGGCCGGCCATTCTCGGGGCCTGTGTCGGCGCGGGGGCGATCACGCTCATCGGCTGGATCGCCGAAGTGATCATGAAGCGTGAAGCCATGGGGTTTGGTGACACCACACTCATGGCGGTGGTCGGTGCTGCGGTGGGGGCGGAGCGTGCCTTGCTCACCATCATCGCCGGCGCGTTTGTCGGGGCGGTGGTGTTCCTGCTCATTGTCGGTCCGATCGTGAAAGTGCGCACGGCGCGCCGCGGTGAACCCTTCGCGTTCCCGGATGTTCCATTCGGGGTGTTCCTTGCGCCTGCCGCGATGCTGGTCTTGCTTTGGGGAGAGGCGCTGATCACCTGGTACGTGCAGCGCGCCTTCCCAGCCTGA
- a CDS encoding TrmH family RNA methyltransferase: MKLLTLARDLQRRKGRERQHRFVAEGTRTVEGLLASGLPVTGVLVSASGLEDGRTAALVAQARDRGVQVLEVGDAELMGAADTESPQGILAVAPIPDHRLPTPMPPCARILVLDALQDPGNVGTVIRTAAALGVSATIALPGTVDLWNAKVVRGSMGALFHHPVLAMSWEDCAAQLGLAAFVIMAADTDGVNIADLRPGQVPDRVALVASNEGAGLSAHLASAVTQRVAIAMEPTVESLNVGVATGILLHALREGQYRDVSAVSS, encoded by the coding sequence GTGAAGCTACTGACCCTCGCCAGAGACCTGCAGCGCCGAAAAGGCCGTGAGCGGCAGCACCGCTTCGTGGCGGAAGGCACGCGCACGGTGGAGGGGCTGCTGGCATCGGGGCTGCCCGTGACGGGGGTGCTGGTGAGTGCCAGCGGGCTGGAGGATGGCCGCACCGCCGCACTGGTGGCTCAGGCCCGCGATCGGGGCGTGCAGGTCCTGGAGGTCGGTGACGCTGAGCTGATGGGCGCAGCCGATACCGAATCACCGCAGGGAATTCTGGCTGTCGCGCCCATCCCCGACCACCGGTTGCCGACGCCCATGCCGCCTTGTGCGCGGATCCTGGTGCTGGATGCCCTCCAGGATCCGGGCAATGTGGGTACCGTCATCCGGACCGCTGCGGCCCTCGGGGTCTCGGCAACCATCGCGCTGCCTGGAACGGTGGACCTCTGGAACGCCAAGGTGGTCCGTGGGTCCATGGGGGCGCTCTTCCATCACCCGGTGCTGGCCATGTCGTGGGAGGACTGTGCCGCCCAGCTCGGACTGGCGGCCTTCGTGATCATGGCGGCCGATACCGATGGCGTGAACATCGCCGACCTGCGCCCCGGGCAGGTGCCAGACCGGGTGGCCCTGGTGGCCAGCAACGAGGGGGCCGGGCTGTCGGCTCACTTGGCGTCGGCGGTCACCCAACGGGTGGCCATCGCGATGGAGCCGACCGTGGAGTCTCTGAATGTGGGCGTGGCGACGGGGATCCTGTTGCACGCCCTGCGTGAGGGGCAGTACCGCGACGTGTCTGCGGTCTCCTCCTGA
- a CDS encoding M48 family metallopeptidase: MTTTVTTTDRPHPATWGATATTTGQSAMRTVLLLGAGVLFAACVPNTSQEVAMGNDYAQQIERELPIVRDPEIVRYINVLGDSIARVVDDRSLTWHFNVVDQGDINAFAVPGGHIYVNRGLIEKSTNMSELAGVIGHEIAHVTQRHSMKQMAAAQRANAGLSIGCILAPSVCQGAAGAGVQVLAQAGFAKFSRDDETEADRFGVKYVTRSGIDPRGMPSMFRILLAERQTNPSGVEGFFASHPIEESRIETTEEEIAKLDKIVLSSLSRDSPAFQAFKRRLASLPRTPARR, from the coding sequence ATGACAACAACCGTGACAACCACCGATCGACCGCATCCCGCGACGTGGGGGGCAACCGCGACGACCACAGGACAGTCCGCCATGCGGACCGTGCTGCTGCTTGGCGCTGGTGTCCTGTTTGCGGCGTGTGTGCCAAATACGAGCCAGGAAGTGGCCATGGGTAACGACTACGCGCAGCAGATCGAGCGTGAGTTGCCCATCGTGCGGGACCCGGAAATCGTGCGCTACATCAACGTGCTGGGCGACTCCATCGCTCGCGTGGTCGATGACCGCAGCCTGACGTGGCATTTCAACGTGGTCGATCAGGGCGATATCAACGCCTTCGCGGTGCCCGGTGGCCACATCTACGTGAACCGCGGCCTCATCGAGAAGTCCACCAACATGTCCGAGCTGGCCGGCGTGATCGGTCATGAGATCGCACACGTCACCCAGCGCCACAGCATGAAGCAGATGGCGGCCGCCCAGCGTGCCAATGCGGGACTCAGCATTGGCTGCATCCTCGCGCCGTCGGTGTGTCAGGGCGCGGCAGGGGCTGGTGTGCAGGTACTGGCACAGGCGGGATTTGCCAAGTTCAGTCGCGACGACGAAACCGAAGCGGACCGCTTTGGGGTGAAGTACGTCACTCGCTCGGGAATCGATCCGCGTGGCATGCCCAGCATGTTCCGCATCCTGTTGGCGGAGCGACAGACCAATCCGTCCGGCGTGGAGGGCTTCTTCGCGTCACACCCCATCGAAGAAAGCCGCATCGAGACAACCGAGGAGGAAATCGCGAAGCTCGACAAGATCGTGCTCAGTTCCCTGTCTCGCGACTCGCCCGCCTTTCAGGCCTTCAAGCGCCGCCTGGCCAGTCTGCCGCGCACACCCGCCAGACGCTGA
- a CDS encoding purine-nucleoside phosphorylase — protein MGAGAARVAADYIRQRVGPAAPAPVCGIVLGSGLGGLADRLVDAVRIPFSHVPGFPTATVAGHAGQLLVGTLADRPVVALAGRFHMYEGHEAALAAFPVRVLHALGAPVYIASNAAGGVRRTFSAGDLMLIADHMNLMFRNPLIGSTEPGDERFPDMSDPYDRDLRARMRAAAQVVGVPLHEGVYCGLLGPTYETPSEVRMLERMGVDAVGMSTVPEVIVARALGMRAVAVSCITNKAAGLSAEKLSHAEVMEAGKAVAGHFEALITEFVRQLPAAS, from the coding sequence ATGGGGGCCGGAGCCGCACGCGTGGCCGCCGACTACATCAGGCAGCGTGTCGGTCCTGCGGCGCCCGCACCGGTGTGTGGCATCGTGCTGGGATCTGGTCTGGGCGGACTGGCGGATCGTCTCGTCGATGCGGTGCGCATCCCCTTTTCTCACGTGCCGGGATTTCCCACGGCCACGGTGGCAGGCCATGCCGGACAGTTGCTGGTCGGCACGCTCGCCGATCGTCCGGTGGTTGCCCTTGCTGGCCGGTTCCACATGTACGAAGGGCACGAGGCCGCATTGGCGGCCTTTCCAGTGCGTGTCCTGCATGCACTCGGCGCACCGGTGTATATCGCCTCCAATGCCGCCGGTGGCGTGCGTCGCACGTTTTCCGCTGGTGATCTGATGCTGATTGCCGATCACATGAATCTCATGTTCCGCAATCCGCTGATCGGCAGTACGGAGCCCGGCGACGAGCGCTTTCCCGATATGTCCGATCCGTACGACCGGGACCTGCGTGCCCGCATGCGTGCCGCGGCGCAGGTGGTCGGTGTGCCGCTGCACGAAGGGGTGTATTGTGGCCTGCTCGGTCCGACCTACGAAACGCCGTCCGAAGTCCGCATGCTCGAGCGTATGGGCGTCGACGCGGTGGGCATGTCCACGGTGCCAGAAGTGATCGTGGCGCGAGCGTTGGGCATGCGGGCCGTGGCCGTTTCCTGCATCACCAACAAGGCGGCTGGGCTGTCCGCCGAAAAGCTGTCGCACGCCGAGGTGATGGAAGCGGGAAAGGCCGTCGCCGGCCACTTCGAAGCGCTGATCACCGAGTTCGTGCGACAGCTCCCTGCTGCGTCCTGA
- the add gene encoding adenosine deaminase translates to MSADAAVLAELIRRLPKAELHCHLDGSLRPATLMELSTARGIGLPAATPDALATWMRVDDARNLEEYLARFGVTLAVMQSAAELERVAYEFVIDAALDGVRYIEARFCPALNVRDGLSLADVMDAVFRGLARGEQESGTVARVIVCALRSFPWPHAMEMAELAVAYRNRGVVAFDLAGGEIGNPAEAHALAFDYARAANLAVTVHAGEGDGAGSIAQAVHRCAADRIGHGTRLFEDPTLEAYVVDRRIALEVCPTSNVQTRVAHTFAEHPLGRYVSLGALATVNTDNRLMSGVSLSDEFRHCATQLRFSADTLATLALNAFDAAFIPWPERQGLRATAARDIETWLTDARQIMGMTV, encoded by the coding sequence ATGAGTGCCGACGCTGCCGTGCTCGCCGAGTTGATCCGTCGGCTCCCCAAGGCGGAGTTGCACTGCCATCTCGATGGCTCGCTGCGGCCCGCCACGCTGATGGAGTTGTCCACCGCGCGTGGTATCGGATTGCCGGCCGCCACGCCGGACGCGCTGGCGACCTGGATGCGGGTGGATGATGCCCGCAATCTCGAGGAGTATCTCGCGCGCTTTGGTGTGACCTTGGCGGTGATGCAGTCGGCCGCTGAGCTGGAGCGGGTGGCCTACGAGTTCGTCATCGATGCCGCCCTCGATGGGGTGCGGTACATCGAAGCGCGGTTCTGTCCGGCGCTCAATGTGCGTGATGGCTTGTCGCTAGCCGACGTGATGGACGCCGTGTTTCGTGGTCTCGCACGGGGCGAGCAGGAATCGGGTACGGTGGCGCGTGTGATCGTGTGCGCGTTGCGCAGTTTCCCGTGGCCGCATGCCATGGAGATGGCGGAATTGGCCGTGGCGTATCGAAATCGTGGTGTGGTGGCATTCGACCTCGCCGGTGGCGAAATCGGCAACCCGGCGGAAGCGCACGCGCTGGCCTTCGACTATGCGCGTGCCGCGAATCTGGCCGTCACGGTGCACGCCGGCGAAGGCGATGGAGCAGGGTCCATTGCCCAGGCCGTGCATCGCTGCGCCGCCGATCGCATCGGTCATGGCACACGGCTGTTCGAAGACCCAACGCTCGAAGCCTATGTGGTGGATCGCCGCATTGCGTTGGAAGTGTGCCCGACGAGCAACGTGCAGACCCGCGTGGCCCACACCTTCGCCGAACACCCACTGGGGCGCTACGTGTCGCTGGGGGCGCTTGCCACTGTCAACACCGACAACCGGCTCATGAGTGGTGTGTCGCTGAGCGACGAGTTTCGGCACTGTGCCACACAACTGCGTTTCAGTGCGGATACGCTGGCCACACTCGCGCTCAATGCCTTCGACGCAGCGTTCATTCCGTGGCCCGAGCGTCAGGGTCTTCGCGCCACCGCGGCGCGCGATATCGAGACCTGGCTGACCGATGCACGCCAGATCATGGGGATGACTGTATGA